The following proteins are encoded in a genomic region of Drosophila miranda strain MSH22 chromosome 4, D.miranda_PacBio2.1, whole genome shotgun sequence:
- the LOC108162249 gene encoding inositol-trisphosphate 3-kinase homolog isoform X2 → MSLLKFLAINALELSAPATPHLLQQQQTKPQGWMQLSGHPESIVPTSTGIVRKRIVGIDDSEVHAYRMICQEPQTAQIVPAYFGMREMQSQHYIELQDLLAGFKDPCVMDIKMGCRTFLESEVSNATLRPDLYQKMLAVDASAPTAAEHEARAITKLRYMLFRESLSSSHSKGFRIEALRLRGRPPVKDLKTCRSSEQISQTIEQFLAARKSVQKELLKRLKHMRLVVEQSAFFNRHEIVGSSIFIVYDDERVGAWLIDFAKCRQLPAHMSVNHRSAWTSGNREEGLLKGMDELIHAFEEVYARNGGHRSCLKI, encoded by the exons ATGTCACTGCTCAAGTTCTTGGCCATT AATGCCCTGGAACTAAGCGCCCCCGCCACTCCGCAtctcctccagcagcagcagaccaaGCCCCAGGGCTGGATGCAGTTGTCCGGCCATCCAGAGAGCATTGTGCCCACATCGACGGGAATTGTGCGGAAGCGCATCGTGGGCATCGATGACAGCGAGGTGCATGCCTACCGCATGATCTGCCAGGAGCCGCAGACGGCGCAGATTGTGCCCGCGTACTTCGGTATGCGGGAGATGCAGTCGCAGCACTACATCGAGCTGCAGGACCTGCTGGCCGGCTTCAAGGATCCCTGCGTGATGGACATCAAGATGGGCTGCCGCACCTTCCTCGAGTCGGAGGTGAGCAATGCCACGCTCCGGCCGGACTTGTACCAGAAAATGCTTGCCGTGGATGCCAGCGCACCGACGGCGGCCGAGCACGAGGCGCGAGCCATCACCAAGCTGCGCTATATGCTGTTCCGCGAGTCGCTCTCCTCCTCGCACTCTAAGGGCTTCCGCATCGAAGCCCTCCGCCTGCGCGGTCGTCCTCCCGTCAAGGATTTAAAGACTTGCCGCAGCAGCGAACAGATCTCGCAGACCATCGAGCAGTTTCTGGCCGCCCGCAAGTCCGTGCAGAAGGAACTGCTGAAGCGCCTGAAGCACATGCGCCTGGTCGTCGAGCAGTCTGCCTTCTTCAATCGCCACGAGATCGTCGGCTCCAGCATATTCATTGTGTACGACGATGAGCGGGTCGGAGCGTGGCTGATTGACTTTGCCAAGTGCCGCCAGCTGCCGGCGCATATGAGTGTGAACCATCGCAGCGCCTGGACGTCCGGGAACCGCGAGGAGGGCCTGCTGAAGGGCATGGACGAGCTGATCCACGCCTTCGAGGAGGTCTACGCCCGCAATGGCGGCCACCGCAGCTGCCTCAAGATCTAA
- the LOC108162255 gene encoding alpha-ketoglutarate-dependent dioxygenase alkB homolog 4 encodes MNTIRPCGCKGVRTCLSCEKDFQIAKPSLQEQFQQLEPWSYCVQCERLYSGWDTTAVQTDHQQHDKAKGLPMPGVLVQEQFLSKDEGLQLMTELDALRWDISQSGRRKQNFGPKTNFKKRKLQVGTFAGFPKSTEYVQRRFDEVPLLRNFQTIEQCSLEYEPSKGASIDPHVDDCWIWGERVVTVNCLGDAVLTLTVYEEQQAGKYNLDLVADYENDLLEPLLPEKQLSAYKGKVLRIPMPNLSLIVLYGPARYQFEHSVLREDVVERRVCIAYREFTPMYIAGADQEKGDPVREKSQIFWQIN; translated from the exons ATGAACACAATTCGACCATGCGGCTGCAAAGGTGTGCGCACATGCCTGAGTTGCGAGAAGGACTTCCAAATAGCTAAACCCTCGCTGCAGGAACAGTTCCAGCAACTGGAGCCCTGGTCATACTGCGTTCAATGCGAACGTCTATACTCCGGCTGGGACACTACTGCGGTTCAGACGGATCACCAGCAGCATGACAAGGCCAAGGGTCTCCCTATGCCAGGGGTTCTCGTGCAGGAGCAGTTCCTCAGCAAGGATGAGGGCTTGCAGTTGATGACGGAATTGGATGCGTTGCGCTGGGACATCTCCCAGAGCGGCCGTCGCAAGCAGAACTTTGGGCCCAAGACGAACTTCAAAAAGCGTAAGCTGCAGGTGGGCACCTTCGCCGGCTTCCCCAAGAGCACGGAGTACGTTCAACGACGATTCGATGAGGTGCCACTGTTGCGCAACTTCCAGACCATCGAGCAGTGCTCCCTGGAGTACGAGCCCAGCAAGGGGGCCAGCATAGATCCACATGTGGACGACTGCTGGATTTGGGGCGAGCGTGTGGTGACAGTCAACTGCCTTGGCGATGCCGTCCTCACTCTCACAGTCTATGAAGAGCAGCAGGCGGGCAAGTACAACCTCGATTTGGTGGCCGACTACGAGAATGACCTGCTGGAGCCACTGCTGCCCGAGAAACAGCTCTCGGCATATAAGGGAAAGGTGCTCCGCATACCCATGCCCAA CCTCTCGCTGATTGTTCTGTACGGGCCGGCGCGCTATCAATTTGAGCATTCTGTGCTGCGCGAGGATGTGGTGGAGCGACGCGTTTGCATAGCCTACAGGGAGTTCACGCCCATGTACATTGCTGGGGCGGACCAAGAGAAGGGGGATCCCGTGAGGGAAAAGTCACAAATCTTTTGGCAAATAAACTAA
- the LOC108162254 gene encoding zinc finger protein 521, which yields MDLRKLCRICFDGNADVDITEHRTSDWPENTVLEMMDATFQENMNLTDEMAMICKPCLDSFMQIYAFSTKLKIANQQLRELFAQAQEGEKYVVHEGDTIEEECSFLEPEPDTETETIVQADALDFAPIDEGADLIDECPEIIDESSEKIDGSPKIMDEYPDLIDECSETMEEFQSIPSQKLANQDSLIVSEFLPVTTSKPLAEGTSDGGLQLQQWTVDYAAVELTHNDLDDYNETNRRLHVEPSGSQAIYKCKYCTHAFSSSQYLKTHVRKSHVCKYCTSAFAKFKDLNDHIRNKHPNHPCVVCTNIFPTSRGLRAHLKRVHGVQLPAQVALLDYTPASRKKYYPE from the exons ATGGACCTGCGTAAGTTGTGCAGAATTTGCTTTGACGGCAACGCAGACGTAGACATCACGGAGCACAGAACCAGCGACTGGCCGGAAAACACAGTCCTCGAGATGATGGACGCCACATTCCAAGAG AATATGAACCTGACAGATGAGATGGCAATGATATGCAAGCCATGTCTGGATAGTTTCATGCAGATCTATGCATTCTCCACGAAGCTAAAAATCGCCAATCAACAACTGCGCGAACTATTCGCCCAGGCCCAGGAAGGAGAAAAGTATGTGGTACACGAAGGGGATACAATCGAGGAAGAATGCTCCTTCctggagccagagccagataCAGAGACGGAGACAATAGTGCAAGCAGATGCACTGGACTTCGCGCCCATAGACGAGGGTGCAGACTTAATAGACGAGTGTCCGGAGATAATAGACGAGAGTTCAGAGAAAATAGACGGGAGTCCAAAGATAATGGACGAGTATCCAGATCTAATAGACGAATGTTCAGAGACAATGGAAGAGTTTCAGTCTATCCCATCACAGAAGCTGGCGAATCAAGATTCGTTGATTGTCTCTGAGTTCCTACCAGTCACCACTAGTAAGCCCCTGGCCGAAGGAACCTCCGACGGTGgtctgcagctgcagcagtgGACAGTAGATTATGCGGCCGTCGAACTGACGCACAACGACCTGGATGATTACAACGAGACGAATCGCCGCCTCCACGTGGAGCCGAGCGGCAGTCAGGCCATCTACAAGTGCAAGTACTGCACGCATGCCTTCTCCTCTTCCCAGTACCTGAAGACCCATGTCCGCAAATCGCACGTCTGCAAGTACTGCACCAGCGCCTTCGCcaagttcaaggatctcaacGACCATATTCGCAACAAGCACCCGAACCACCCATGTGTGGTCTGCACAAACATCTTCCCCACCAGCAGAGGCCTCCGAGCCCACCTAAAGCGAGTGCATGGCGTCCAGCTTCCCGCTCAAGTGGCACTCTTGGACTACACACCAGCGAGCAGGAAGAAGTATTATCCAGAATAA